In one Pseudomonas fitomaticsae genomic region, the following are encoded:
- a CDS encoding GNAT family N-acetyltransferase: MNKDISIRDLMPTEVEVARQFLEANGWGHRTGIAEHFAQLVQNSQRTAVALSGQQIVGFARGITDGLSNGYLSMVVVDGQHRRAGIGRALVEHVMGDNTDITWVLRAGREGAEAFFASLGFETSVIAMERLRLK, translated from the coding sequence ATGAACAAAGACATTTCAATACGCGACCTCATGCCCACGGAAGTGGAGGTGGCAAGGCAGTTTCTGGAGGCGAACGGTTGGGGCCATCGCACCGGCATCGCCGAACATTTCGCACAGCTTGTTCAGAACTCTCAGCGCACCGCCGTGGCATTGAGCGGCCAGCAGATTGTCGGTTTCGCCCGTGGCATCACCGACGGTTTGTCCAACGGTTACCTGTCGATGGTGGTGGTCGACGGGCAACACCGGCGCGCGGGCATCGGACGGGCGCTGGTCGAACATGTGATGGGCGACAACACCGACATAACCTGGGTCCTTCGTGCCGGGCGCGAAGGTGCGGAAGCGTTTTTTGCCAGCCTGGGGTTTGAAACGTCGGTGATCGCGATGGAGCGTTTGCGGCTGAAATAG
- a CDS encoding MBOAT family O-acyltransferase gives MTFSSPKFFLIYLPIVFFVYFFLNRQRLVTAGKVWLVIASLIFYGRWSVAYIPLLMFSIGFNFIVGKALAAPDNHLPSGLSKRAILGIGIVTDLALLGYFKYTNFLVDNINSALGTELFFYQVILPLGISFYTFTQIAFLVDCYKNLAKEYSFINYALFVTFFPHLIAGPILHHKEMMSQFQSRWTLVIRHRNVVMGLFIFSIGLFKKVMIADTFAIWADAGFAQGVSHDFFSAWTTSLSYTFQLYFDFSGYCDMAIGAALLFNIWLPLNFNSPYKALDIQDFWRRWHMTLSRYLRDYLYVPLGGNRCGRQRLYFNLMVTFVLGGLWHGASWMFIIWGALHGGAIVMHRVWKQAGLSLPDPVGWFVTFMFVNITWVFFRADSIDDALRILRGMVDFDSIHQLSVNTVPTANLAWGGTLSDRLLETLPTGLTANLAPTLMIAVALLIIRRKNAFELTAHTDFGKAKTLAMPTLFCLSLYASVQSKSPVFLYFNF, from the coding sequence ATGACCTTCAGCTCACCCAAGTTCTTCCTGATCTACCTGCCCATTGTCTTTTTTGTGTACTTCTTCCTGAATCGTCAGCGGCTGGTCACGGCTGGAAAAGTCTGGCTCGTCATTGCCAGTCTGATTTTCTATGGGCGCTGGAGCGTCGCTTACATTCCCTTGCTCATGTTCTCCATCGGCTTCAACTTCATTGTTGGGAAAGCCCTCGCCGCCCCCGACAACCACTTGCCGTCAGGCCTGTCGAAAAGGGCCATCCTGGGCATTGGAATAGTCACCGACCTGGCCTTGCTCGGGTATTTCAAATACACCAACTTCCTGGTCGACAACATCAACTCGGCGCTCGGCACAGAGTTGTTTTTCTACCAGGTCATCCTGCCTCTGGGCATCAGCTTCTACACGTTTACGCAAATCGCCTTTCTGGTGGACTGCTACAAGAACCTCGCGAAAGAGTACAGCTTCATCAACTACGCGCTGTTCGTAACGTTCTTCCCTCACCTGATCGCCGGGCCGATTCTTCACCATAAAGAAATGATGAGTCAGTTCCAGTCACGCTGGACGCTCGTCATTCGCCACAGAAACGTGGTCATGGGCCTGTTCATTTTCAGCATCGGTCTGTTCAAGAAAGTGATGATTGCCGACACCTTTGCCATCTGGGCGGATGCCGGGTTCGCTCAGGGTGTCAGTCATGATTTTTTCAGCGCGTGGACGACCAGTCTTTCCTACACCTTTCAGCTCTACTTCGACTTCAGCGGTTACTGCGACATGGCAATAGGCGCCGCGTTGCTGTTCAACATATGGCTGCCGCTGAACTTCAACTCACCTTACAAGGCGCTGGACATCCAGGACTTCTGGCGGCGCTGGCACATGACGTTGAGCCGTTACCTTCGCGACTACCTGTACGTACCGCTGGGCGGTAACCGGTGCGGCCGGCAGCGTTTGTACTTCAATCTGATGGTGACTTTCGTTCTCGGCGGGCTCTGGCACGGTGCGAGCTGGATGTTCATCATCTGGGGAGCATTGCATGGCGGCGCCATTGTCATGCACCGAGTCTGGAAACAAGCGGGCCTGTCGCTGCCGGATCCTGTCGGATGGTTTGTCACGTTCATGTTCGTGAACATCACATGGGTGTTCTTCAGAGCCGACTCCATTGACGATGCACTGCGCATATTGCGCGGGATGGTTGATTTCGACTCGATCCATCAGCTCTCCGTAAACACCGTCCCGACTGCCAACCTTGCCTGGGGAGGGACGCTATCCGATCGCTTGCTCGAAACCCTTCCCACAGGCCTGACAGCCAACCTTGCACCAACATTGATGATTGCCGTCGCGCTGCTGATCATCCGCCGCAAAAACGCTTTCGAACTCACCGCTCACACTGACTTTGGAAAGGCGAAGACCCTCGCCATGCCCACGCTGTTTTGTCTTTCGCTGTACGCCAGCGTGCAAAGCAAAAGCCCCGTTTTCCTCTACTTCAACTTCTAG
- a CDS encoding alginate O-acetyltransferase AlgX-related protein: MKRRLYAALTLTALIMCTVPTVNLYRVFTTQSDVKWWKAKVLYNMDLFHGLISQLIYPMGLSIHPSKVIIGKEGWLFLGDEYADKISVKRAGVDKKETQIIENVARSVELWDQWLSSKGVTAFRIVIGPDKDSVYPEYLPDWSSHTSLRPTDVLLRHARGDIYVDPIKALVQAKQQFAHPLYYRTDTHWNNAGAWIAFDELRKSLTNTQTRLIWPQARAPLTLTTHKRGGGDLAHFLRIQESLSDNEVVLNFPDEYSLPVEHHDFNSGEMTFSGQNIGIASPASLLLVSSPQALNSKKVLWLRDSFGTAMTPLMTATFSETLHVYYLLLKPEALVALVERFQPDYVFITSVERDIRGDFFQSGPPVTHVDATVIN; this comes from the coding sequence GTGAAAAGACGTTTATATGCGGCACTCACCCTGACTGCATTGATCATGTGCACTGTTCCGACCGTCAATCTGTACCGGGTGTTTACGACACAGAGCGACGTGAAATGGTGGAAGGCCAAGGTGTTGTATAACATGGACCTGTTTCATGGGCTCATCAGCCAACTGATCTATCCCATGGGGCTATCGATTCATCCGAGCAAGGTCATCATCGGAAAGGAAGGCTGGCTGTTTCTCGGCGATGAATATGCCGACAAGATTTCTGTAAAACGCGCAGGTGTTGACAAGAAAGAAACGCAAATCATCGAAAACGTCGCCCGATCCGTGGAGCTCTGGGATCAGTGGCTTAGCAGCAAAGGCGTAACTGCCTTTCGCATTGTCATAGGCCCGGACAAAGACTCCGTATATCCGGAATACCTTCCGGACTGGTCGTCACACACAAGCCTCAGGCCAACCGACGTGCTACTGCGCCACGCCCGGGGCGATATTTATGTCGACCCCATAAAGGCGCTGGTACAAGCCAAACAACAGTTCGCTCATCCGCTCTACTACCGGACCGACACGCACTGGAACAACGCCGGAGCCTGGATTGCCTTTGATGAGTTACGCAAGAGCCTGACGAACACCCAGACTCGGTTGATCTGGCCGCAGGCCCGGGCCCCCCTGACTCTGACCACACACAAACGCGGCGGCGGCGACCTCGCGCACTTTCTACGGATCCAGGAGTCGCTGAGCGACAATGAAGTCGTACTCAACTTCCCCGACGAGTACTCGCTGCCGGTCGAACACCATGACTTCAACTCCGGTGAAATGACCTTCTCGGGTCAGAACATCGGTATCGCATCACCGGCGTCGCTTCTTCTGGTCAGCTCCCCGCAAGCCTTGAACTCGAAAAAAGTGCTTTGGCTACGTGATTCGTTTGGCACAGCCATGACGCCTTTGATGACCGCGACCTTCAGCGAGACGCTGCATGTGTATTACTTGCTGCTCAAACCCGAAGCACTGGTCGCCCTCGTTGAACGGTTTCAACCGGACTATGTGTTCATCACCAGTGTCGAGCGCGATATTCGCGGTGATTTTTTCCAGTCGGGCCCTCCCGTTACCCACGTCGATGCAACCGTGATCAACTAG
- a CDS encoding DUF6622 family protein, with translation MLTILQNTPIRVYLIFLLLVYFGIKAFSPRRESRASMLITPPAFLAWSLYSLNLTINPALFFSIWLGALLLGGFSAWLVFSRRGVVLDDSGKGLIMPGTVKILIMYLMFFSANYYFGYQNDVNPELSASPDMLLLKAGIAGFMCGLISTRSLKLYWTLRGLASRRLPGNVVANE, from the coding sequence ATGCTCACGATTCTGCAAAACACTCCGATACGGGTTTACCTGATTTTTCTGCTGCTGGTTTATTTCGGCATCAAGGCGTTCTCTCCCCGCCGCGAAAGCCGTGCCTCGATGCTGATAACACCTCCGGCGTTTTTGGCGTGGTCGCTGTACTCCCTGAACCTGACGATCAATCCGGCCTTGTTTTTCAGCATCTGGCTCGGCGCGCTGTTGCTGGGCGGTTTCTCGGCCTGGCTGGTGTTCTCCCGCCGGGGCGTGGTGCTCGACGACTCTGGAAAGGGGCTAATCATGCCGGGTACGGTAAAAATCCTGATCATGTACCTGATGTTCTTTTCCGCGAACTACTACTTCGGTTACCAGAATGACGTGAATCCGGAGCTTTCCGCGTCCCCGGACATGCTGCTGCTCAAGGCCGGCATTGCGGGTTTCATGTGCGGCCTGATCAGCACCCGTTCGCTGAAGCTCTACTGGACGCTGCGTGGCCTGGCGTCCCGGCGGTTGCCGGGGAATGTCGTCGCCAATGAATGA
- a CDS encoding RidA family protein yields MTERMTCDERFIALAKELNYDINGENTVGGNYAPLIRHHDEIYISGMVPRTEGKIQYPGRVGQELTLKDAQAAASISAMRCLAFIVDAVGSLDKVRSLLRVTVYVKSTPDFVDLSEVANGASDVFSYVLGDVGRHTRTTVGVYQLPKNAAIEVDMIAAVHPSA; encoded by the coding sequence ATGACTGAGAGGATGACCTGCGACGAGCGCTTCATTGCCCTGGCAAAAGAGCTGAACTACGACATCAATGGCGAGAACACGGTGGGTGGCAATTACGCGCCGTTGATCCGTCATCACGACGAGATTTACATCAGCGGCATGGTGCCGCGCACCGAGGGCAAGATTCAGTACCCGGGGCGGGTGGGGCAGGAATTGACGCTCAAGGATGCGCAGGCCGCGGCGAGCATCAGCGCGATGCGTTGTCTGGCCTTTATCGTCGATGCAGTCGGTTCGCTGGACAAGGTCAGGTCGTTGTTGCGGGTCACGGTGTACGTGAAGTCCACGCCGGATTTCGTCGACCTCAGCGAAGTCGCCAACGGCGCGTCGGATGTATTCAGTTATGTGTTGGGCGATGTCGGGCGACACACCCGCACCACCGTCGGCGTCTATCAGTTGCCGAAAAACGCAGCCATCGAAGTCGACATGATTGCCGCCGTGCATCCATCGGCATAA
- a CDS encoding helix-turn-helix domain-containing protein, with translation MKKRDLFAELMQGVDEMAAQREGKITLRNTTLEDKPAPEVGAQEIVALREKLHMSQAVFARRIRTSPSTLRNWEQEKSKPNAQAALLIRLVEKFPDMVERLSAV, from the coding sequence ATGAAAAAACGCGACCTGTTTGCAGAATTGATGCAGGGCGTTGATGAGATGGCGGCTCAACGCGAAGGAAAAATCACGCTACGTAATACGACACTCGAGGACAAACCCGCCCCGGAAGTCGGTGCTCAGGAAATCGTAGCGCTACGGGAGAAACTGCACATGTCACAGGCGGTTTTTGCCAGGAGAATCAGAACAAGTCCAAGCACCCTTAGAAACTGGGAGCAGGAGAAATCAAAGCCCAACGCTCAGGCTGCCTTGCTGATCCGTTTGGTGGAAAAATTCCCTGACATGGTCGAGCGATTGAGCGCTGTTTAA